Proteins co-encoded in one Deltaproteobacteria bacterium genomic window:
- a CDS encoding exodeoxyribonuclease VII large subunit — translation MLRAGRAPRILSVTELAQLLRGALDAGVGTVWVAGEISNLKRPASGHLYFTLKDDRTQLAAVMFRSAAQVLVFQPVDGMDVVVRARADLYPARGALQLYVEAMEPRGLGALTLAFEQLKARLGAEGLFADARKRPLPRWPRAVGIVTALHGAAIHDMRTVLARRWPAAAVVLRPVRVQGRGAAREIAAGIEDLNRLADVDVVIIGRGGGSLEDLWAFNEEVVARAIAASTVPVVSAVGHEVDFTIADFVADARAPTPTAAAALVVPDQAEVVGALARAEAGLRGALARRVGQARERLVTLDSRLGDPARRLRDLTLRVDDLGARADRALMRRLAWDRRELAALGARLERGGPPARLRGAREQLDAAMGRLRFAAAMRVRHARAALERTAAQLDALSPLACLERGYAIVRRGDAAGPVVSDAAALRAGETVALVFARSRARARVEDTEG, via the coding sequence ATGCTGCGCGCCGGGCGAGCCCCTCGCATCCTCAGCGTCACCGAGCTCGCGCAGCTGCTGCGCGGCGCGCTCGACGCGGGGGTCGGTACGGTGTGGGTGGCGGGGGAGATCTCCAACCTCAAGCGGCCTGCCTCGGGACACCTCTACTTCACGCTGAAGGACGACCGGACCCAGCTCGCGGCGGTGATGTTTCGCAGCGCCGCGCAGGTCCTCGTCTTCCAGCCTGTCGACGGGATGGACGTCGTCGTCCGGGCGCGCGCCGACCTCTATCCGGCGCGCGGCGCGCTCCAGCTCTACGTCGAGGCGATGGAGCCGCGCGGCCTCGGCGCCCTCACGCTCGCCTTCGAGCAGCTGAAGGCGCGGCTTGGCGCCGAGGGGCTGTTCGCCGACGCGCGCAAGCGGCCGCTGCCACGCTGGCCGCGGGCGGTCGGCATCGTGACCGCGCTCCACGGCGCGGCCATCCACGACATGCGGACGGTGCTCGCGCGCCGCTGGCCCGCGGCGGCGGTCGTGCTCCGGCCGGTGCGCGTCCAGGGACGAGGCGCGGCACGCGAGATCGCGGCCGGCATCGAGGACCTGAACCGGCTCGCCGATGTCGACGTGGTGATCATCGGCCGCGGGGGCGGGTCGCTCGAGGACCTGTGGGCGTTCAACGAGGAGGTCGTGGCGCGCGCGATCGCGGCGTCCACGGTGCCCGTGGTCTCCGCGGTCGGCCACGAGGTGGACTTCACGATCGCCGACTTCGTCGCCGACGCGCGCGCCCCGACGCCGACGGCCGCCGCGGCGCTCGTCGTGCCCGATCAGGCCGAGGTGGTGGGCGCGCTCGCCCGGGCCGAGGCCGGGCTCCGTGGCGCGCTCGCCCGCCGGGTCGGGCAGGCCCGCGAGCGGCTCGTCACGCTCGACAGCCGGCTCGGCGATCCGGCGCGGCGGCTCCGCGACCTCACGCTCCGGGTCGACGACCTCGGGGCGCGGGCGGATCGCGCGCTCATGCGGCGGCTCGCCTGGGACCGCCGCGAGCTCGCGGCGCTGGGCGCACGGCTCGAGCGGGGCGGCCCGCCCGCCCGCCTCCGCGGCGCTCGCGAGCAGCTCGACGCCGCGATGGGCCGGCTCCGCTTCGCGGCCGCCATGCGCGTACGCCACGCGCGTGCCGCGCTCGAGCGAACGGCGGCGCAGCTCGACGCCCTCTCGCCGCTCGCCTGCCTCGAGCGCGGCTACGCCATCGTCCGCCGGGGCGACGCCGCCGGCCCGGTCGTGAGCGACGCGGCGGCGCTCCGAGCGGGCGAGACGGTGGCGCTCGTCTTCGCCCGCAGCCGCGCTCGCGCGCGCGTCGAGGACACGGAGGGCTGA
- a CDS encoding S41 family peptidase produces the protein MKSKRAPWVASVGLAVLVAVLFSSGGQPARGGAAAKESYEGLETFTNILSIIQKNYVDDVQTKQLIEGAINGMLASLDPHSAYLTPDLYKELQVDTKGSFGGLGIEITNRNGLLTVVSPIEDTPAYRAGVKSGDQIMKINGEFTKDMTLVDAVKKMRGPKDTKVTLTLKRENTPEVFDVTMTREIIKIQSVKWKKLEPGYGYVRLTQFQERTDDDLERALKALDKETAGLQGLVLDLRNDPGGLLTQAVRVADLFLESGLIVYTDGRLENQKQKYFARKPGTWSDFPMVVLVNGGTASASEIVAGALQDHKRALVLGTQTFGKGSVQTILPLDDNSALRLTTARYYTPSGRSIQALGIVPDIVMDQTTLLAKAEKPGGALLREANLPRHLGHSKGDRDLPAPAKGDDAPGGAPGESAINVKEGELGSDPQLDHSLELLKSWQVFKTFVARRDG, from the coding sequence ATGAAGAGCAAGCGCGCCCCGTGGGTAGCAAGCGTCGGCCTGGCCGTCCTGGTGGCCGTCCTCTTCTCGAGCGGCGGTCAGCCCGCGCGGGGGGGCGCCGCGGCCAAGGAGTCCTACGAGGGCCTCGAGACCTTCACGAACATCCTCTCCATCATCCAGAAGAACTACGTCGACGACGTCCAGACCAAGCAGCTCATCGAGGGCGCGATCAACGGCATGCTCGCCTCCCTCGATCCGCACAGCGCCTACCTGACACCCGATCTCTACAAGGAGCTCCAGGTCGATACCAAGGGGAGCTTCGGCGGGCTCGGCATCGAGATCACCAACCGCAACGGCCTGCTCACCGTCGTGTCGCCGATCGAGGACACGCCCGCCTATCGGGCCGGTGTCAAGTCGGGCGACCAGATCATGAAGATCAACGGCGAGTTCACCAAGGACATGACGCTCGTCGATGCGGTCAAGAAGATGCGCGGGCCGAAGGACACGAAGGTCACGCTCACCCTCAAGCGCGAGAACACGCCCGAGGTCTTCGACGTCACCATGACGCGCGAGATCATCAAGATCCAGAGCGTCAAGTGGAAGAAGCTCGAGCCCGGCTACGGCTACGTGCGCCTGACGCAGTTCCAGGAGCGGACCGACGACGACCTCGAGCGGGCGCTGAAGGCGCTCGACAAGGAGACGGCCGGCCTGCAGGGGCTCGTGCTCGACCTGCGCAACGACCCGGGGGGCCTCCTCACCCAGGCCGTGCGGGTGGCCGACCTCTTCCTCGAGTCCGGGCTGATCGTCTACACCGACGGCCGGCTCGAGAACCAGAAGCAGAAGTACTTCGCCCGCAAGCCGGGTACCTGGAGCGACTTCCCGATGGTGGTGCTCGTGAACGGCGGCACCGCGAGCGCCTCGGAGATCGTGGCGGGCGCGCTCCAGGACCACAAGCGGGCGCTCGTCCTCGGTACCCAGACCTTCGGCAAGGGCTCGGTGCAGACCATCCTCCCGCTCGACGACAACTCGGCGCTCAGGCTGACGACCGCCCGCTACTACACGCCGAGCGGCCGCTCGATCCAGGCGCTGGGCATCGTCCCCGACATCGTGATGGACCAGACCACCCTCCTCGCCAAGGCGGAAAAGCCGGGCGGCGCGCTGCTGCGCGAGGCGAACCTGCCGCGGCACCTCGGGCACTCGAAGGGCGACCGCGACCTGCCGGCACCGGCCAAGGGCGACGACGCCCCGGGCGGCGCGCCGGGCGAGAGCGCCATCAACGTCAAGGAAGGCGAGCTCGGCTCCGACCCGCAGCTCGACCACTCGCTCGAGCTGCTCAAGAGCTGGCAGGTCTTCAAGACGTTCGTCGCTCGCCGGGACGGCTGA
- a CDS encoding ACT domain-containing protein: MQVTTQLSVFLENRAGVLARLAADLARHRVSIRALTVANLVDHAVVRLVVSDPRRALHLLGDRGVLAFTSDVLAVEVPDEDGTIADIARRLGRAGINIEYAYGSGPAGGGKAVIYLHVSDLRKARGVLRPKRPRPRRRR; this comes from the coding sequence ATGCAGGTGACGACTCAGCTCTCGGTGTTCCTCGAGAACCGGGCCGGCGTCCTCGCCAGGCTCGCGGCAGACCTCGCGCGGCACCGGGTGAGCATCCGGGCGCTCACCGTCGCGAACCTGGTGGATCACGCGGTCGTCCGCCTGGTCGTGAGCGACCCGCGGCGCGCGCTCCACCTGCTCGGGGACCGCGGCGTCCTGGCCTTCACCTCCGACGTGCTGGCGGTCGAGGTTCCGGACGAGGACGGGACGATCGCCGACATCGCGCGCCGGCTCGGACGGGCGGGCATCAACATCGAGTATGCGTACGGCAGCGGACCGGCGGGAGGCGGGAAGGCGGTCATCTACCTGCACGTCTCCGACCTCAGGAAGGCCCGCGGCGTGCTTCGGCCGAAGCGGCCCCGGCCTCGCCGGCGGCGATGA
- a CDS encoding TlpA family protein disulfide reductase, translating to MAAPRAAAVARRRGLTVGLTAAAIGLAAAVGLVWLQHRGPRLAPDFAVPDLSGQAVRLSALRGKVVLLNLWTTWCPPCREEMPSMQRLYERLRDRDFQLLAVSQDEDGKRVVEPFVKEMRLSFPVLVDPDHQVGDRYGVWGYPETFVIDRTGHVVERVIGPRDWASPEQVALLEALIAAGEAGAASAEARRGPS from the coding sequence ATGGCAGCTCCTCGCGCAGCGGCGGTGGCACGCCGCCGAGGCCTGACCGTCGGGCTCACCGCGGCGGCGATCGGACTCGCCGCCGCGGTGGGGCTCGTCTGGCTCCAGCACCGGGGACCCCGGCTCGCGCCCGACTTCGCCGTGCCCGACCTCTCGGGACAAGCCGTTCGCCTCTCGGCATTGCGCGGCAAGGTGGTTCTCCTGAACCTGTGGACGACCTGGTGTCCGCCCTGCCGCGAGGAGATGCCGTCCATGCAGCGGCTGTACGAGCGGCTGCGCGATCGCGACTTCCAGCTCCTCGCCGTCAGCCAGGACGAGGATGGCAAGCGGGTGGTCGAGCCGTTCGTCAAGGAGATGCGGCTGTCGTTCCCGGTGCTGGTCGATCCCGACCACCAGGTGGGGGACCGCTACGGCGTATGGGGATACCCGGAGACGTTCGTGATCGACCGCACCGGGCATGTCGTCGAGCGCGTGATCGGGCCGCGCGACTGGGCGTCGCCGGAGCAGGTGGCCTTGCTCGAGGCCCTCATCGCCGCCGGCGAGGCCGGGGCCGCTTCGGCCGAAGCACGCCGCGGGCCTTCCTGA
- a CDS encoding prolipoprotein diacylglyceryl transferase yields the protein MIPDVLHLGPIPIHIFGIFLALAFLAASAAASREFARKGYDPALGSSAVVWAAVGGIVGARLWLVLDAWPEFVRAPADFLWNGGGFVFYGGLVGGALAVTIFFRRAGIPWLRGADVAAPAIALGQAIGRLGCQLAGDGDWGKETTLPWGMAYPYAVVGWDKPAGVVVHPTPLYESAAYFAVFFFLWRMRRVTAPEGTVFWWYLLLASTARFLVEFVRVNAPVALGLTEAQLTSLVLLGIGGWQLLAQRRWHAAEA from the coding sequence ATGATCCCGGACGTGCTCCACCTGGGGCCCATCCCGATCCACATCTTCGGCATCTTCCTCGCGCTCGCCTTCCTCGCGGCGAGCGCGGCGGCGTCGCGCGAGTTCGCACGCAAGGGATACGATCCGGCGCTCGGCTCCTCGGCGGTCGTGTGGGCGGCAGTGGGCGGCATCGTGGGCGCTCGGCTCTGGCTCGTGCTCGATGCGTGGCCGGAGTTCGTGCGCGCGCCGGCGGACTTCCTGTGGAACGGCGGCGGCTTCGTCTTCTACGGCGGGCTCGTGGGCGGCGCGCTGGCGGTGACCATCTTCTTCCGCCGCGCCGGCATCCCCTGGCTGCGCGGCGCGGATGTCGCCGCGCCGGCGATCGCCCTCGGGCAGGCGATCGGCCGCCTCGGCTGCCAGCTTGCGGGCGACGGGGACTGGGGGAAGGAGACGACGCTGCCGTGGGGCATGGCCTATCCCTACGCCGTGGTCGGCTGGGACAAGCCGGCGGGCGTGGTCGTGCATCCGACGCCGCTCTACGAGAGCGCGGCGTACTTCGCCGTGTTCTTCTTCCTCTGGCGCATGCGACGGGTGACAGCGCCCGAGGGTACGGTGTTCTGGTGGTACCTCCTCCTCGCCTCCACGGCCCGCTTCCTGGTCGAGTTCGTGCGCGTGAACGCACCGGTGGCGCTCGGCCTCACGGAGGCGCAGCTCACGAGCCTGGTCCTCCTCGGCATCGGGGGATGGCAGCTCCTCGCGCAGCGGCGGTGGCACGCCGCCGAGGCCTGA
- a CDS encoding HAMP domain-containing histidine kinase, with product MPDVEALSRRAERERRARKEAERLLEEKSAELYTAQEVIRRHNERLETTVRERTAQLEAVLRDLAGAKEAAEAANRAKSEFLANMSHELRTPLHGILSFARFGVRGSATVGRDELEDYFENIEDSGSTLLQLLNDLLDLAKLEAGKMTFDLVEADLCHEVLDAVDEFRSLASEKHLVIEYAGAEEGVLAAVDRGKIRQLLRNLLSNAVKFSPEGNGRITVTLRPGERLVRLTVRDHGPGIPAEELELVFDKFVQSSKTKSAAGGTGLGLAICREIVEGHAGRIWAENAPDGGALFICELPRRLTAAAG from the coding sequence GTGCCCGACGTAGAGGCCCTTTCCCGGCGCGCCGAGCGCGAACGGCGAGCTCGCAAGGAAGCGGAGCGTCTCCTCGAGGAGAAGAGCGCCGAGCTCTACACGGCCCAGGAGGTCATCCGCCGGCACAACGAGCGGCTCGAGACCACCGTCCGGGAGCGCACCGCGCAGCTCGAGGCGGTCCTGCGGGACCTCGCGGGGGCGAAGGAGGCGGCCGAGGCCGCCAACCGCGCCAAGAGTGAATTCCTCGCCAACATGTCGCACGAGCTTCGCACGCCGCTGCACGGCATCCTGAGCTTCGCCCGCTTCGGCGTGCGCGGCAGCGCCACGGTCGGTCGCGACGAGCTGGAGGACTACTTCGAGAACATCGAGGACAGCGGGAGCACGCTCCTCCAGCTCCTCAACGACCTGCTCGACCTCGCGAAGCTCGAGGCCGGGAAGATGACCTTCGACCTCGTGGAAGCCGACCTCTGCCACGAGGTGCTCGACGCGGTGGACGAGTTTCGCTCGCTGGCCAGCGAGAAACACCTCGTCATCGAGTACGCCGGCGCCGAGGAAGGCGTCCTGGCGGCGGTTGACCGGGGCAAGATCCGCCAGCTCCTCCGCAACCTGCTCAGCAACGCCGTCAAGTTCTCCCCGGAGGGGAACGGGCGGATCACGGTGACCCTGCGACCCGGGGAGCGCCTGGTGAGGCTCACGGTGCGCGATCATGGCCCGGGTATCCCCGCGGAGGAGCTCGAGCTCGTCTTCGACAAGTTCGTGCAGTCGAGCAAGACGAAGTCCGCCGCCGGCGGGACGGGACTCGGCCTCGCCATCTGTCGCGAGATCGTCGAGGGACACGCCGGGCGGATCTGGGCCGAGAACGCCCCCGACGGCGGTGCGCTCTTCATCTGTGAGCTGCCCCGCCGCCTCACCGCCGCGGCCGGGTAA
- a CDS encoding hybrid sensor histidine kinase/response regulator — MPTRSKILIVDDNPRNLKILRTILTRHYLLESAGSGEDALSLISETKPDLVLLDIMMPGMDGYETCRRLRADPRLRWIKIIMVSAKAMVSERLQGYEAGADDYVTKPFDEEELLAKVRVHLRMKSIEEVDELKTTFLGLLQHETRTPLTGILGAADLLLDDGHVDTAERKELAGMIHSSAARLHDLLAKVVTLAELKSGTRDFEPTSVDLPMVVRDAVAEIGGEAAGNGVTVHCGRLDAAPVLVDRAWMTTAIRAFLDNAIRFSPRDTSVMVEVLRRDGRARLTVADRGRGIPAEFLPRLFDEFAVPDAAHHHEGAGLGLAIARRIVEGHGGRIAVESKPGAGSTFTVDLPLAPEAHGAAQPTGGLP; from the coding sequence ATGCCTACCCGCAGCAAGATCCTCATCGTCGATGACAACCCCCGCAACCTGAAGATTCTTCGCACGATCCTCACCCGGCACTACCTGCTCGAAAGCGCCGGCTCGGGGGAGGACGCCCTGTCGCTCATTTCCGAGACGAAGCCCGATCTCGTCCTCCTCGACATCATGATGCCGGGGATGGACGGCTACGAGACCTGCCGCCGCCTCCGGGCGGACCCGCGGCTTCGCTGGATCAAGATCATCATGGTGTCGGCGAAGGCGATGGTCTCGGAGCGCCTGCAAGGCTACGAGGCCGGCGCCGACGACTACGTCACCAAGCCCTTCGACGAGGAGGAGCTGCTCGCCAAGGTCCGCGTCCACCTGCGCATGAAGTCGATCGAGGAGGTCGACGAGCTGAAGACCACCTTCCTCGGTCTGCTCCAGCACGAGACCCGCACCCCGCTCACCGGCATCCTGGGGGCCGCTGACCTTCTCCTGGACGACGGGCATGTCGACACCGCCGAGCGCAAGGAGCTGGCCGGCATGATCCACAGCAGCGCGGCCCGGCTGCACGACCTCCTGGCGAAGGTCGTGACCCTCGCCGAGCTCAAGTCCGGTACCCGGGATTTCGAGCCGACCTCGGTGGACCTGCCGATGGTCGTGCGGGACGCCGTCGCCGAGATCGGCGGAGAGGCCGCCGGCAACGGCGTGACCGTCCACTGTGGGCGGCTCGACGCTGCGCCCGTGCTCGTGGATCGCGCCTGGATGACGACCGCGATACGCGCGTTCCTCGACAATGCGATCCGCTTCAGCCCGCGGGACACGAGCGTCATGGTCGAGGTCTTGCGGCGCGACGGACGCGCCCGCCTCACGGTCGCTGACCGTGGCCGCGGGATCCCCGCCGAGTTCCTGCCGCGCCTCTTCGACGAGTTCGCCGTCCCCGATGCCGCCCATCATCACGAGGGCGCCGGGCTGGGCCTCGCCATCGCGCGGCGGATCGTGGAGGGCCACGGCGGGCGGATCGCGGTCGAGAGCAAGCCCGGGGCCGGCAGCACGTTCACCGTCGACCTGCCGCTCGCCCCAGAGGCACACGGGGCTGCCCAACCGACAGGAGGGCTACCATGA
- the sixA gene encoding phosphohistidine phosphatase SixA, with the protein MTVYLLRHGIAEDAPPGGDDRARRLTPRGRARMAVAARGIRALGIECGVILTSPLPRAAETAAIVAAAFERAPSPRELPALAPGVPPAETLAALRPWSRHEQVMLVGHEPGLSRLASLLLTGAPDRLAIDLKKGGCVAVEVEKLVPPAGATLRWALTARQLRRLGR; encoded by the coding sequence ATGACCGTCTATCTCCTCCGCCACGGAATCGCCGAGGACGCCCCTCCCGGGGGCGACGACCGGGCACGGCGGCTCACGCCTCGGGGCCGCGCGAGGATGGCGGTCGCCGCGCGGGGGATACGGGCCCTCGGCATCGAGTGCGGCGTCATCCTGACCAGCCCGCTGCCGCGCGCGGCCGAGACGGCGGCGATCGTCGCCGCGGCGTTCGAGCGCGCTCCCTCCCCCCGCGAGCTTCCAGCGCTCGCACCGGGGGTGCCGCCCGCCGAGACGCTGGCGGCGCTCCGGCCGTGGTCGCGCCACGAGCAGGTGATGCTGGTCGGGCACGAGCCGGGACTGTCGCGGCTCGCCTCCCTGCTGTTGACCGGGGCGCCCGATCGGCTCGCGATCGACCTCAAGAAGGGCGGGTGCGTCGCGGTCGAGGTCGAGAAGCTCGTACCGCCCGCCGGCGCCACCCTGCGCTGGGCGCTCACCGCTCGCCAGCTCAGGCGGCTGGGGCGCTAG
- a CDS encoding CHAD domain-containing protein: MRGGRPRGQVRPRGLLLSPNDPAGEALASALRLQLRVFAREEAGARAGEAEPVHQLRVATRRLRAALRLFEPVLGAGTARRASQELAWLADAIGAVRDLDVLLMAIASRGRRLDPVERDALAPLVTVLRERRALAHDGLVRTLEGPRCRRVLTRLASLGGVRPDLGLGQIARDLAAPHLRAVLRAGRRLDDDASPEAFHRLRVRVKRLRYALETLRGLGGKRLVRMLRLLERLQDTLGAHQDAVTQIARLRELADTASLPPATLLAMGALIRVLGRRARRRRRRFPALWRRFDRATLRRGVLEELSRHKRAARVLRLVRATGT; encoded by the coding sequence GTGAGGGGAGGCCGCCCTCGGGGGCAGGTCCGCCCGCGAGGCCTGCTGCTCTCGCCCAACGACCCGGCGGGGGAGGCGCTCGCGAGCGCGCTGCGGCTCCAGCTGCGGGTCTTCGCGCGCGAGGAGGCCGGTGCGCGCGCGGGCGAGGCCGAGCCCGTGCACCAGCTCCGCGTGGCCACCCGGCGCCTGCGTGCTGCGCTGCGCCTGTTCGAGCCCGTCCTTGGCGCCGGCACGGCGCGCCGCGCGTCCCAGGAGCTCGCGTGGCTCGCCGACGCGATCGGCGCGGTGCGCGACCTGGACGTGCTGCTCATGGCGATCGCGTCCCGCGGCCGGCGGCTCGATCCGGTCGAGCGGGATGCGCTCGCGCCGCTCGTGACCGTGCTCCGCGAGCGCCGCGCCCTCGCCCACGACGGCCTCGTTCGCACGCTCGAGGGGCCCCGCTGCCGCAGGGTGCTGACCCGCCTCGCCTCCCTCGGCGGCGTGCGACCGGACCTCGGCCTCGGCCAGATCGCCCGCGACCTGGCCGCGCCCCATCTCCGCGCCGTCCTGCGCGCCGGGAGGCGGCTCGACGACGACGCATCACCCGAGGCGTTTCATCGCCTTCGGGTGCGGGTGAAGCGGCTGCGGTACGCCCTCGAGACGCTGCGCGGTCTCGGCGGAAAGCGGCTCGTCCGGATGCTCCGGCTGCTCGAGCGGTTGCAGGACACGCTCGGCGCGCATCAGGACGCGGTCACTCAGATCGCGCGGCTGCGTGAGCTCGCGGATACGGCGTCGCTCCCGCCCGCCACGCTGCTCGCCATGGGAGCGCTCATCCGCGTGCTCGGACGTCGCGCCCGCCGGCGCCGGCGGCGATTTCCCGCCCTGTGGCGCCGATTCGACCGTGCCACGCTCCGGCGCGGTGTGCTCGAAGAGCTGTCGCGGCACAAGCGCGCCGCGCGCGTGCTGCGCCTGGTGCGGGCGACCGGCACATGA
- the tmk gene encoding dTMP kinase encodes MAPGARRRKRWYGHGLPYLKLGPLPGHLIVIEGTDGVGRSTQIEMLRSWLEVEGYAVSNTGWTRSPLLSETINEAKAGHYLTVTTFSLLYAADFADRLEHQIIPSLKAGFVVIADRYMYTAFARNAVMGANPGWTRQLFGVALVPDLVLYLEIDLEHLVPRVLAGKGMNYWESGMHLALGTDIFESFDRYQRRLLEEYDRLADEFRFVRVDARRSVEEIQDDLRAHIARYLASAGQLAVAPPADAGASRGR; translated from the coding sequence ATGGCTCCCGGCGCTAGGCGCAGGAAACGGTGGTACGGGCACGGACTCCCATACCTGAAGCTCGGCCCGCTGCCCGGCCACCTGATCGTGATCGAGGGGACCGACGGCGTGGGGCGGTCGACCCAGATCGAGATGCTGCGCTCGTGGCTCGAGGTCGAGGGCTACGCGGTGAGCAACACCGGCTGGACCCGCTCGCCGCTCCTCTCGGAGACGATCAACGAGGCGAAGGCGGGGCACTACCTCACGGTCACCACCTTCAGCCTGCTCTACGCCGCGGACTTCGCAGACCGGCTCGAGCATCAGATCATCCCGTCGCTCAAGGCGGGCTTCGTCGTGATCGCTGACCGCTACATGTACACGGCGTTCGCGCGCAACGCCGTGATGGGCGCGAACCCCGGCTGGACGCGCCAGCTCTTCGGCGTGGCGCTGGTGCCCGACCTCGTCCTCTACCTCGAGATCGACCTGGAGCACCTGGTGCCGCGGGTGCTGGCGGGCAAGGGAATGAACTACTGGGAGTCCGGCATGCATCTCGCGCTCGGCACCGACATCTTCGAGTCGTTCGACCGCTACCAGCGGCGCCTCCTCGAGGAGTACGATCGCCTCGCGGACGAGTTCCGCTTCGTCCGGGTCGACGCACGGCGCTCGGTGGAGGAGATCCAGGACGACCTCCGCGCCCACATCGCCCGCTACCTCGCCAGCGCCGGGCAGCTCGCCGTGGCGCCGCCGGCCGACGCGGGCGCGAGCCGCGGACGGTGA
- a CDS encoding thymidylate kinase, which produces MGSTATGGSSRPASRPAGPPAAPAADHAGDAARGDSRLSRLSDSLLNLPHPYPGRLIAVEGVDGSGKSTQLLLLQRWLAARGYRVHFTEWNSSRLVRRSMKRGKKKDLLTPTTFSLLHAVDFADRLTYQIMPPLKAGMIVLADRYAFTAFGRDVARGVHPEWVRAVYSFAPRPDLTLYFRVPIEVSLERLLAGRSKLKYHEAGMDLGLAANPVESFRLFQSRVLDTYDRLTGEFGLEVMDATAEIKTLQKAVRRVVQAMLRDYDGPRDRKGRNGSRR; this is translated from the coding sequence ATGGGCAGCACAGCGACGGGTGGATCTTCTCGCCCGGCTTCTCGACCGGCCGGTCCTCCTGCGGCTCCGGCAGCGGACCACGCCGGAGATGCCGCGCGCGGCGATTCGCGCCTGAGCCGCTTGAGCGACAGCCTGCTCAACCTCCCGCACCCGTATCCGGGGCGGCTGATCGCGGTCGAAGGCGTCGACGGATCGGGCAAGTCCACCCAGCTCCTCCTCCTCCAGCGCTGGCTCGCGGCGCGCGGCTACCGGGTGCACTTCACGGAGTGGAACTCCTCGCGGCTGGTCCGGCGCTCGATGAAGCGCGGGAAGAAGAAGGACCTGCTCACGCCGACGACCTTCAGCCTGCTGCACGCGGTCGACTTCGCCGATCGTCTGACCTACCAGATCATGCCGCCGCTCAAGGCCGGGATGATCGTGCTGGCGGACCGCTACGCCTTCACGGCCTTCGGCCGTGACGTGGCGCGGGGTGTCCACCCCGAATGGGTCCGCGCGGTCTACAGCTTCGCCCCGCGGCCCGACCTGACGTTGTACTTCCGCGTGCCGATCGAGGTGTCGCTCGAGCGCCTGCTCGCCGGTCGTTCGAAGCTCAAGTACCACGAGGCCGGCATGGACCTCGGGTTGGCGGCGAATCCGGTGGAGAGCTTCCGGCTCTTCCAGAGCCGGGTGCTGGACACCTACGATCGCCTGACGGGGGAGTTCGGGCTCGAGGTCATGGACGCCACCGCCGAGATCAAGACGCTGCAGAAGGCCGTACGCCGCGTGGTCCAGGCCATGCTCCGCGACTATGACGGACCGCGGGACCGGAAGGGCCGGAATGGCTCCCGGCGCTAG